The Xenopus tropicalis strain Nigerian chromosome 7, UCB_Xtro_10.0, whole genome shotgun sequence genome includes a region encoding these proteins:
- the ceacam8 gene encoding carcinoembryonic antigen-related cell adhesion molecule 16 isoform X1 codes for MARERVTAARALCMRGYLLTVSLSAWMDGAHGIGDQLIPQYPVVSQSVTLSVTGVTGTIRQFTWYKGSSADTNNQIFSVIPSANSVTEGPQYFPRANWFPNGSLQISGLVPTDQGNYTVQLVTAESRAQHTVSLPVYEPVTASGISTDNKEPQENQPVTLTCSANNAEQILWGKNGVPLPPGLSLSADNRTLTFPRISRSDTGQYRCEASNAVSKIISDPYTLTVNYGPEKLRIAGPLQVTSGNPLLIECSADSVPTPTYQWKFNGTNLAIQSNILYILQATPESAGNYTCIGTNSVTKLSRETSVYVSVNDYESHSGNPAAIIVAIICGSILGIVLISGIMALLYRKYVLPLRGQSGDRGEDPSRIYDNIPNTAAAHPAKEEGPYMGLQRPSQDTYSELKL; via the exons aTGGCCAGAGAGAGAGTGACAGCCGCCCGGGCCCTTTGCATGAGGGGATATCTGCTCACAG TTTCCCTCAGTGCTTGGATGGATGGAGCCCATGGAATTGGGGATCAGCTGATCCCTCAGTACCCGGTGGTTAGTCAGTCTGTTACCCTGAGTGTCACTGGGGTCACTGGCACAATACGGCAGTTCACATGGTATAAAGGTTCAAGTGCAGATACCAATAACCAAATATTCAGTGTTATTCCATCAGCAAACTCAGTGACAGAAGGGCCTCAGTATTTCCCTCGTGCCAATTGGTTCCCAAATGGCTCATTGCAGATCTCAGGCCTTGTTCCTACAGACCAGGGGAATTACACAGTGCAGTTAGTGACTGCTGAGAGTAGAGCACAACATACAGTTTCCCTGCCAGTTTATG AGCCTGTCACTGCCTCAGGGATCAGCACAGACAATAAGGAACCCCAGGAGAATCAGCCAGTCACCCTCACATGCAGTGCAAATAATGCAGAACAGATCCTTTGGGGCAAGAATGGTGTCCCTCTCCCTCCCGGGCTGAGTCTGTCTGCAGATAACAGGACTCTCACTTTCCCCAGGATCTCTCGCTCAGATACCGGACAATATCGATGTGAGGCTTCAAATGCCGTCAGTAAGATTATCAGTGATCCCTACACATTAACTGTAAACT ATGGTCCAGAGAAGCTGAGAATTGCAGGTCCTCTACAAGTGACTTCTGGGAATCCCCTGTTGATAGAATGTTCTGCTGATTCTGTTCCTACACCAACCTACCAGTGGAAATTCAATGGGACTAATTTGGCAATCCAATCCAACATATTGTACATCCTACAGGCCACACCTGAGAGTGCAGGAAATTATACCTGTATAGGGACTAATTCAGTGACAAAGCTCTCGCGGGAAACCTCTGTATATGTGTCTGTGAATG ATTATGAATCTCATTCAGGCAATCCTGCAGCCATTATAGTCGCCATCATCTGTGGGTCCATCCTGGGGATTGTACTTATCAGCGGTATAATGGCGCTGCTGTACAGAAAATATGTTCTTCCCCTAAGag GACAATCAGGTGACAGAGGGGAGGATCCATCCCGAATATATGATAACATTCCCAACACTGCAGCG
- the ceacam8 gene encoding carcinoembryonic antigen-related cell adhesion molecule 16 isoform X2 — protein MARERVTAARALCMRGYLLTVSLSAWMDGAHGIGDQLIPQYPVVSQSVTLSVTGVTGTVIAFAWYKGSSADTNNQIFIVIPPLNSVTKGPQYFPRANWFPNGSLQISGLVPTDQGSYTVLIETAGSRAQHTVSLPVYEPVTASGISTDNKEPQENQPVTLTCSANNAEQILWGKNGVPLPPGLSLSADNRTLTFPRISRSDTGQYRCEASNAVSKIISDPYTLTVNYGPEKLRIAGPLQVTSGNPLLIECSADSVPTPTYQWKFNGTNLAIQSNILYILQATPESAGNYTCIGTNSVTKLSRETSVYVSVNDYESHSGNPAAIIVAIICGSILGIVLISGIMALLYRKYVLPLRGQSGDRGEDPSRIYDNIPNTAAAHPAKEEGPYMGLQRPSQDTYSELKL, from the exons atGGCCAGAGAGAGAGTAACAGCCGCCCGGGCCCTTTGCATGAGGGGATATCTGCTCACAG TTTCCCTCAGTGCTTGGATGGATGGAGCCCATGGAATTGGGGATCAGCTGATCCCTCAGTATCCGGTGGTCAGTCAGTCTGTTACCCTGAGCGTCACTGGGGTCACTGGCACAGTAATCGCATTCGCATGGTATAAAGGTTCAAGTGCAGATACTAATAACCAAATATTCATTGTTATTCCACCTTTAAACTCAGTGACAAAAGGGCCTCAGTATTTCCCTCGTGCCAATTGGTTCCCAAATGGCTCATTGCAGATCTCAGGCCTTGTTCCTACAGACCAGGGGAGTTACACAGTGCTGATAGAGACTGCTGGGAGTAGAGCACAACATACAGTTTCCCTGCCAGTTTATG AGCCTGTCACTGCCTCAGGGATCAGCACAGACAATAAGGAACCCCAGGAGAATCAGCCAGTCACCCTCACATGCAGTGCAAATAATGCAGAACAGATCCTTTGGGGCAAGAATGGTGTCCCTCTCCCTCCCGGGCTGAGTCTGTCTGCAGATAACAGGACTCTCACTTTCCCCAGGATCTCTCGCTCAGATACCGGACAATATCGATGTGAGGCTTCAAATGCCGTCAGTAAGATTATCAGTGATCCCTACACATTAACTGTAAACT ATGGTCCAGAGAAGCTGAGAATTGCAGGTCCTCTACAAGTGACTTCTGGGAATCCCCTGTTGATAGAATGTTCTGCTGATTCTGTTCCTACACCAACCTACCAGTGGAAATTCAATGGGACTAATTTGGCAATCCAATCCAACATATTGTACATCCTACAGGCCACACCTGAGAGTGCAGGAAATTATACCTGTATAGGGACTAATTCAGTGACAAAGCTCTCGCGGGAAACCTCTGTATATGTGTCTGTGAATG ATTATGAATCTCATTCAGGCAATCCTGCAGCCATTATAGTCGCCATCATCTGTGGGTCCATCCTGGGGATTGTACTTATCAGCGGTATAATGGCGCTGCTGTACAGAAAATATGTTCTTCCCCTAAGag GACAATCAGGTGACAGAGGGGAGGATCCATCCCGAATATATGATAACATTCCCAACACTGCAGCG